The Geoalkalibacter subterraneus genome contains the following window.
CCAAGATCGACCAGCACATCAAAGAGCGCCCAGCGGCTGCCGCCAAAATAGGTTTCCTCGCCGCTGTAGAGCTGGGTGCCGTCGTGGGTCAGTTGGGGCAGGCCCTCACTGACCGTGGCTTCGGCATAACCGGCACTGCGCAGGGCTTCGCGTACCGCCCAGACCGTCCCTTTGCGGCGGTGGATAGCAATGCTTTCGGCAATCACTGAGCGCTTAACATCAACGCTCCAATTGCTGTCCCAGACATCGACCGACAGCGCCCAGGCCAGCCAGGGCAGCGCATCAGCAGGACAAGTTTGTGGGTTCCAGAGGTCGCCCACCGGAACCGGTATCTCTGTAGTCCGGGCCGTGGCCGCCTCAAGGGCGCGCTCGGCAGCGGTGGTGTTGGGTGGTAGCAGCGTATTACTCACCACGACCCTCCACGACCACGATGATATCGGTACACCAGGCCGCTTGCTGCGGAGATATCACCAGATCGGCCAAAGGAGAGATCAGCCGCACGCGCTGCACACCAGGCTGGTGGAGGGCCGCATAAACGCCGGACAGGGTCACGTCGCGACCCAGGCGGTGTGTCTGGGTCGCGTAGTTTTGCGCTGCGGCCAGGGCCTCCTGACGCACCGTCTCGGCGTCCGGCCCCTGATGGAGGGTCAGGGCTGCTTGAATTGTGTAGTTAACAATCTGGGCTGTCTGCACCGTAACCCCGTCGCACAAAGGGCGCACCGTCTCGGCGGACAGGGCAGCGTCAACTGCGGCCAGCAGGGAGTCGCTTGCAGTTCCGCCACCGACAGTGCTCAATACGGTAACCAATACCTCTCCGGGAGATGGCGAATAAACACCGACATCCTTGACCTGCGGGTCAGCGGTCATGCCGTGGTATTGATAAGCTCCCCGGCTGCCGGCGCTGGTCCAACTCTCCGGTGCCAGCTGCACCCGCCGGCGCAGAGCAGTATCGCTCTCATAGGTGGGGGCAACCGGCGGCACGGCGGCGGGGTCACCGGGGTCGACCACCAGGCGCTGCACACCATAAAGGGCGGCGAGCTGATCAAGATCGCTGCTCT
Protein-coding sequences here:
- a CDS encoding baseplate assembly protein, with product MSETVGTPIDLTLLPAPQVVEPLDFEQILAAMLADLRSRDPQFDALVESDPAYKILEVAAYRELLLRQRVNDAARSVMLAYAESSDLDQLAALYGVQRLVVDPGDPAAVPPVAPTYESDTALRRRVQLAPESWTSAGSRGAYQYHGMTADPQVKDVGVYSPSPGEVLVTVLSTVGGGTASDSLLAAVDAALSAETVRPLCDGVTVQTAQIVNYTIQAALTLHQGPDAETVRQEALAAAQNYATQTHRLGRDVTLSGVYAALHQPGVQRVRLISPLADLVISPQQAAWCTDIIVVVEGRGE